A window of the Neomonachus schauinslandi unplaced genomic scaffold, ASM220157v2 HiC_scaffold_229, whole genome shotgun sequence genome harbors these coding sequences:
- the LOC123323699 gene encoding protein CD300H-like isoform X1 gives MKKQRGLGKQKWAVETGPSVRRLKIVPPQGPGIAVGDVCAADMTPRDGRPWLPVALLFLQGPGCWCLSGPTSVTGTVGGSLSVQCQYEEKFREIAKYWCKSPCVWSTVKTKEADREVRNGRVSIRDHPANLTFTVTLESLTEDDAGTYRCGIDTSSGLPGFVFDHTFRVVVSVTPGPSSVRPTSIPGLHRTQPAPTWGTATLQETPNPRQYLGPSLESHPADDQAPKGAERSLLGSVHFLLLILLKVPLFLIMLSAVLWVNRPQWAVCGTQSRPDEDNLRPSLSIDILSRDTATQTRGGRTAGPKPTSSHLLPKTGKNK, from the exons ATGAAGAAGCAAAGAGGCCTGGGAAAACAGAAGTGGGCCGTGGAGACTGGACCCTCTGTGAGGAGGCTTAAAATTGTCCCCCCTCAGGGCCCTGGCATTGCTGTGGGTGACGTCTGTGCTGCAGACATGACCCCGAGGGATGGGAGGCCATGGCTGCCTGTAGCTCTGCTCTTTCTGCAGGGCCCAG GCTGTTGGTGTCTGAGTGGCCCCACGTCCGTGACGGGCACCGTGGGGGGATCCCTGAGCGTGCAGTGTCAGTACGAGGAGAAATTCAGAGAGATTGCCAAATACTGGTGCAAGAGCCCATGTGTGTGGAGTACTGTAAAGACCaaggaggcagacagagaagTGAGGAACGGCCGTGTGTCCATCAGGGACCATCCCGCCAACCTCACCTTCACAGTGACCTTGGAGAGCCTCACAGAGGATGATGCAGGAACATACCGGTGTGGGATCGATACATCATCAGGACTGCCAGGATTTGTGTTCGACCACACCTTCCGTGTTGTGGTGTCTGTGACCCCAG GCCCCAGCTCCGTGAGGCCCACCAGCATCCCAGGTCTTCACAGGACCCAGCCAGCCCCCACGTGGGGCACCGCGACTCTGCAGGAGACCCCCAATCCCAGACAATATCTTGG gccctCGCTAGAGAGTCATCCTGCTGACGACCAGGCCCCTAAGGGAGCAGAGAG gtccctgctcggcagcgtcCACTTCCTGCTCCTCATTCTCCTGAAGGTGCCCCTGTTTCTGATTATGCTCAGTGCCGTCCTCTGGGTCAACAGGCCTCAGTGGGCAGTTTGTGGGACACAGAGTCGGCCTGATGAAGACAACCTGCGGCCCTCCTTGAGCATCGATATCCTGTCCAGAGACACCGCCACTCAGACTAGAGGAGGAAGAACTGCTGGCCCCAAACCTACCTCTTCCCACCTATTGCCAAaaactggtaaaaataaataa
- the LOC123323699 gene encoding protein CD300H-like isoform X2, giving the protein MKKQRGLGKQKWAVETGPSVRRLKIVPPQGPGIAVGDVCAADMTPRDGRPWLPVALLFLQGPGCWCLSGPTSVTGTVGGSLSVQCQYEEKFREIAKYWCKSPCVWSTVKTKEADREVRNGRVSIRDHPANLTFTVTLESLTEDDAGTYRCGIDTSSGLPGFVFDHTFRVVVSVTPGPSSVRPTSIPGLHRTQPAPTWGTATLQETPNPRQYLGSLLGSVHFLLLILLKVPLFLIMLSAVLWVNRPQWAVCGTQSRPDEDNLRPSLSIDILSRDTATQTRGGRTAGPKPTSSHLLPKTGKNK; this is encoded by the exons ATGAAGAAGCAAAGAGGCCTGGGAAAACAGAAGTGGGCCGTGGAGACTGGACCCTCTGTGAGGAGGCTTAAAATTGTCCCCCCTCAGGGCCCTGGCATTGCTGTGGGTGACGTCTGTGCTGCAGACATGACCCCGAGGGATGGGAGGCCATGGCTGCCTGTAGCTCTGCTCTTTCTGCAGGGCCCAG GCTGTTGGTGTCTGAGTGGCCCCACGTCCGTGACGGGCACCGTGGGGGGATCCCTGAGCGTGCAGTGTCAGTACGAGGAGAAATTCAGAGAGATTGCCAAATACTGGTGCAAGAGCCCATGTGTGTGGAGTACTGTAAAGACCaaggaggcagacagagaagTGAGGAACGGCCGTGTGTCCATCAGGGACCATCCCGCCAACCTCACCTTCACAGTGACCTTGGAGAGCCTCACAGAGGATGATGCAGGAACATACCGGTGTGGGATCGATACATCATCAGGACTGCCAGGATTTGTGTTCGACCACACCTTCCGTGTTGTGGTGTCTGTGACCCCAG GCCCCAGCTCCGTGAGGCCCACCAGCATCCCAGGTCTTCACAGGACCCAGCCAGCCCCCACGTGGGGCACCGCGACTCTGCAGGAGACCCCCAATCCCAGACAATATCTTGG gtccctgctcggcagcgtcCACTTCCTGCTCCTCATTCTCCTGAAGGTGCCCCTGTTTCTGATTATGCTCAGTGCCGTCCTCTGGGTCAACAGGCCTCAGTGGGCAGTTTGTGGGACACAGAGTCGGCCTGATGAAGACAACCTGCGGCCCTCCTTGAGCATCGATATCCTGTCCAGAGACACCGCCACTCAGACTAGAGGAGGAAGAACTGCTGGCCCCAAACCTACCTCTTCCCACCTATTGCCAAaaactggtaaaaataaataa